The genomic DNA CCGACCGGCACCTGGCCGACCTGATCGTGCGCAGCGACCCGGCCGCACGCGCCGACCTGCGCGCGCAGGCGCTGGCGCCGCTGGCCGAGCACACCCCGGCCACCGCCGAGCGGCTGGCCGAGACGTTGCGGTCGTGGCTGCTGCACCAGGGCCGCCGCGACGCGGTGGCCGCCGACCTGCACGTGCACCCGCAGACCGTCCGCTACCGGATGGGTCAGATCCGCGAGGCGTACGGCGACCGGCTGGCCGACCCGGCCGTCGTCCGCGACCTGGTCGTCGCCCTCGGCTGAGAGGCCGCCGTGGCCGGGTCCTGGCATCGACCGTGGCGAGCGTTCCGCGGACGCACACGATGCGGCCCTGCTGTGCTCAGCCGTCGAGGGCCCTGGCCGTGAGATGCGCTGAGCACCGAAGAGATTCACGGCCAGGGCCCCGAGCCTCCGCCGCCGCTAGACGGGCCGACGACGGAGGGTTCGCGGGCGCGGGCGAGGGCCCGCGCGGACTCAGGACGGTCGGGCTCGGCGAGCGCTACGAGGCCTGCGCTCGACGTCCCGCCGGGTGACGCTCATGGGGTGCCACCTCCTCCGTCGGTGCGCCGCGACCCGGGGGCGGGCTGCTCCCAGTGGCCGGGGCCGGGCTGGGGGACCTGATGGGCGCCCTGGTCGTACGGCTGGTCGGGCCGCGCAGGCCCGTGGGCGGCGTGATCGGGACCGTCCTGCTGCCGCATGGTCGACATGGCCTGCTGGGCCTGCTGCCGCACTCCCGGCGCGGCCTGGACCTGCTGCCGGATCAGCGGCGCCTCCTGCTCAGCTCTCGACAGGTAGGACTCCCACCGGCTCTGCATCGGCTTGATGAGACCACCGCCGACGCCGACGACGAGCACACCGGCCAGCGTGGCCAGGACCGCGACCAGCACCGGCGTGGTGACCGCGGTGGCGACGTCGATCTGCTCCAGGGCGGCGATGACGCCGAGCCCGAGGATGAAGATGCTGGCGATGGTGGCCAGCACCCTCCCGTAGGACAGGCCGCCGAGGGTGTTCTGGATCAGCCCCTTGACCGCGACGGCGATCGCCGAGGCCACGATCACGATCACGATCGCGACGATCAGCTTGGGGATGAACGCGATCACGCTCGTCAGCAGCTCACTGATCGGATTGGGGCCGAACACCCCGAACGCCATCTGCAGCACGAACAGTGCGAGGGCGTAGTAGACGAGCTTGCTGACGACGTCACTGGCGTCGTACTGCGACTTCTCCAGTGCCTTCTTCACGCCGCCGCGCTCGACCGCCCGGTCGAACCCGACACGCTCGAGGACCTTGTCGAGGGCCTTTCCGATCATCTTCGCGATGATCAGCCCGATGATCAGGATGACCAGGAACGCCACCAGCTTCGGGACGAACTCCGCCACCGAGCTCCAGGCATCGTCCAGTGCGTCTGACATGACGCCACCTCCTTGTGGATGAGGCACCGCACCTACCCGTCGTCCCGAGAGCCGAAACGACACGAGCGGACGGTCGGGTGGCGTCGACCACGGCGGCGCCGACAGCGCCTGCCGCGTGCGGTTTGCCCGCTCCTGGCGCGGGTACCCCAGCCAACCTGAGGCAGCGACGACCCGGTCGCAGCCGACCACGACACCTGGAGATGAGTGACATGGTCAGAGCTACCCGAGATGCGAGGGACCGTACGACGATGACGCCGCTGCGCCTCGCAGCGCTGCCGGTGCACGTACCTACCTGCTGGGCGGCGGTGCGATCTACCTGGCGCTGTGGGCCTACGGGATGGTCATCGACCACGACAGCGCGGCCAACATCGTCCCGGTCAACGACGCCGACAGCTGGCTGCACCTCGGGCTCGGTGCCGGCATGATCGCGCTCAGCCTCCGGCCGGGCCGAGGAGACGTGCGCCGGATGGACCGCGGTTTCGTCACGCTCGACGACACCGGCCCGCACCAGGCGCACCGACCGCACGGCAATGCGTCCTGACCGGTCGCTGCCTGACGTCGTGGTGGCGACCTCCGCTCACCCAGCGACCGCAGCAGCACCGTCGTCGCCCATCTCGCGTCGGAGCCGACGCAGGACCGCGCCGAGCAGCCGCGAGACCTGCATCTGGCTCACCCCGATCCGTCGACCGATCTCGCGCTGGGTCAGGTTGTCCACGAAGCGCAGCCGCAGCAGCGTCCGCTCCCGGTCGCTGAGGCTCCGCAGGGCGGGACGCAGCGACACGACGGCCTCGACGTCGGCGAGGTCGTGCTCGGTGCGGTCGGAGGCCAAGGTCTCACCGAGCGGCACGGTCGTCGCCGGGCCCGGCGGGCGGTCCAGCGACACCGAGCGGTACTGGCCGTCGACCCGCTGGGCGTCGCGGACCACGGCGCGGTCCTCGCCCACCGCCTCGGAGATCTCGGCCACCGTGGGCTCGCGACCCAGTGTCTGCTCCAGCTCGGCACAGGCGACCCGGACGTCACGGTGCGTCTCCTGCAGGGCGCGCGGTGGGCGTACGGCCCATCCGTGGTCGCGGAAGTGACGTTTGATCTCACCGGTGATCGTGGGCACGGCGTACGCGAGGAAGCCCGGCCCCCGGTCGGGACGGTAACGCCGGGCGGCGAGGACGAGCCCGAGGAGCGCAACCTGTTCCAGGTCCTCCGGCTCGATGCCGCGATGGGCGAAACGACGGGCCAGGCTGATCGCGACGCGGCGGTGGCTGGTGACGACCTGCTCGCGCAGCTGGGCGGCACGGATCGGGTCGTCGTCCGCGACCGCCTCGGCGAGGAGTCGCTCGGCATCAGTGTCGGGTTCGAGGGCTGTGCGCATGAGAGCAGGCATGGGCATCTCGCAATCCGGAGATCAGGCTCATGCCAACCACGCTGCTCGAGCTGGCGTTGCTCTCATCAGGAGAGCACAGAGCCGACACCGGCACAAGGGGTGGAACGTCGAAGAGGGTGGACCGGCTCGCCCCTGTCAGACGAATCCCGTTGGCGCACAACACTTCTCAGCCGTGATCCACCCGGTGCGGGCAGTGTTCACAACGACGTCGAGCGGGCGTAGCCGCGTCAGCGCTTCCGTGGCACTCTGGTGCCGCGTCCTCCGTGGCGCGGTCGTGAGTCGTCCCTACCCGCACAGGAGGCCGTCATGTCCGACAACGCCCAGGCCAACGATGTGGCGGACCTCGCCGAAGACCTGCACGCGGCGCCGACATCGGTCACCACCGCCGAGCAGGTCGTGGCGTTCGCCTGCCGTGAGCTCGGCGCCGACTACGGCGGGGTCACGCTCGTACGCAAGGGCGGTCGGCTGGAGACGGTGGCGCCGAGCGACCCGATCGTCGCGCGTGCCGACGCGCTGCAGGTCGAGCTCGACGAAGGCCCCTGCCATGACAGCGCCGAGTTCCAGGACGCGTTCGTGACGCCGGACATGTCCCGCGAGACGCGGTGGCCCCGCTGGGCACCGCGCGCGGTCGAGCTCGGCATCCACGGCGCGCTCGCGAGCTCTCTCGCCGGCGTGGACGGACGCCGGGTCGGCTCGCTCAACCTGTTCTGGCGCGAACCCCACGCGATCACGTCCGACGACATCGCCTACGCGAGCATCTTCACCCGCCACGCCGCGATCGCCATCGAGTCGGCGCAGACCCAGGAAGGGCTGCGGACCGCGCTCGACGCACGCAAGCTGATCGGCCAGGCGCAGGGCATCCTGATGGAGCGGCACGGGCTCACCGGCGACCAGGCCTTCGACGTCCTGCGCCGCTACTCCCAGGACCACAACATCAAGCTGCGCGAGGTGGCCGAGCAGCTCGTCGAGACGCGCGCTCTGCCGGGTGACGGCAGCCACTCCTGATCCTGGTCCGTTTGCGCGGGCCCGCTCTCGGGTAACGAGCGCGCAGTGACCGGTACCCACGCCCTGACGACGCAGTACGCCGCGCTGCCGTCGGCCGCGCGCCGAGCGGTACGTCGCCCGCTGCTCGCCCTGGCCGTGAAGTCGGCTCTCGCGTCGGGCATCGCCTGGGCGATCGGCTCCCACCTGCCGTCGCCCGTCGGTCAGTACGCGTACTACGCGCCGCTGGGCGCCTTCACCGTCATGTACCTCACGGTCAGCGACTCGACCAAGGAGGCGCTGCGTACCCTCGCCGCGGTCGTCCTCGGCTCGGCCGTCGCCGTACCCGCGCTGCTGCTGGCGACGCCCAACGCCGTCACGGTCGCGCTGGTGATCGGCCTGGGCACCCTGCTGCGCGCCGTCCCACGGCTGGGCGACCAGAGCTCGTGGGTGCCCCTCGCAGCGCTGTTCGTGCTCACGGCCAGCGGCGGCGACACGGACGGGTTCGTGCTGTCGTACGTCTGCCAGATCGCGCTCGGCGCCGCGATCGGCCTCGTCGTGACCTACGTCGTCTTCCCTCCTCTGGCGTTGTACGACGTCGACCGGGCGATGGAGGACCTGCGGGTCACGCTCGTACGCCAGCTCGTCGCCGTCGCCGATGCCCTCGAGCGCCACGAGAGCCCGACCCTCGCCGAGTGGCGCGACATCCTGCGCGACCTGTCGTCGCCGCGCGAGCGTCTGCGCTACACCGTCGAACGGGCACGTCGAGCCCGTCGGGGCAACCCCCGCGCCCGGAGCAGGCGCTGGCAGCCCGTCGAGGACAGCACGATCCCGGCCGCTGAGGCGCTGGAGCGCGTGGCCTGGCTGGTCGAGGACCTGAGCATCGAGGTCATGGAGTTCGACCGGGCCGAGACCCCGGCCCTGCGGCGCAGCCCCACCACCGACCTGGCCGCAGCGGCCGCACGCGCGGCCGCCGGCGCGCTCGCCGAACCCGACTACATCGGGCCGCGCTCGCGCCGGACCGAGGCGATCGAGGCCGACATCGCCCGCCTCGTCGACCGGGCCGAGTCCGACCGCGACGACGGGCGCGAGCAGCGACAGCACGTCCTCGCCATCGCCCTCAACCTGCGTCGCGCGCTGCGGACGTTCGCGGGGCGCAACGAATGACCGGCATGCGGCACAGCAGTCCGGACGAACCCGGCCTGACGCGACGACGACGAGGACGCGGGTTCTCCTACGTCGACCCGTCGGGTACGCCGGTCGACGCGGCCGCTCGGCAACGTCTGGAGCAGCTCGCGATCCCGCCCGCATGGCGCGACGTGTGGATCTGCGCCGACCCGGACGCCCACCTGCTCGCGACCGGCGTCGACGACGCGGGCCGGACGCAGTACATCTACCACCCACGCTGGCGGGCGCAGCGCGACGCCGAGAAGTTCCGGCGGGTCGGGCGAGCACCTGATGCGGTTCCGGGAGGTCGACGGCGTGCACGACGTGACTGCGGACCTGGTGTCGACCCGGTTCGAGCACCTGGTCGGGCCGGAGTTCACCGTCAAGGACCTGCGCACCTGGGCGGCCACCGTGACCGCCGCCCAGTCCCTCGCCCGGAGCGGCGTCAGGACGGACGAGAGCGACGCGGCCGACGCGGCGATCCGCGATGCGGTCCGGGCCGCCGCGGACTCCCTGGGCGACACCGAGGCGGTCGCGCGCGACAGCTACGTCGACCCGCGGGTGCTGGAGGCGTACCGCCAGGGCCGCACCGTCCGCCCGACCTGCGACCGCTCCGGCGCGATGTCGTCCGCCGTACGACGCCGGGTCGAGCGCGAGCTCATCGCGCTGCTCGCGGGCGGTTAGGAGCGTGCCTTGCGCGACGCCTGGTCGTTCGCGCGCTGGATGGCCTCGACCAGCTCGTCCTTGGTCATGCTCGAACGGCCCGAGACCTTGAGGCGCTTGGCGACGTCGTACAGGTGCTCCCTGGACGCGTTGGCGTCGACGCCCTCGGCGGTCTCACCGTCCTGGCGGGCCGCGCGACCCGACTTCGCCGCCTGACGGTCACTCGGCCCCTTGCTGCTCTTGGCCTCCCAGTGGTCGCCGACCTTCTCGAAGCCGTGCTTGAGCGCTGCGAACGCCGTCCGGTGCGCGCGCTCACCCTCGCCGTACTCCTCGACGGCTGAGTCGTGTGCCTCCGACCAGGTCCGCTGCGCCTTCTCGGGCGAACGACGGATCGTGGCGGGCATCTCCTTCTCGGCGGGCATCGTGGGTCTCCTCTCCTGGGGGATGTCGTGGAGGCGCTACCCCCTGCCTGCGCGTTCATGCGCCGCTCCCTCAACCGTGGCCCAGGCCCTCGCGGACGCGGACCAGGTCGGCCACGAACGCGCGCAGGTCCGCGTCGCGGTCGCGCGAGCGCAGGACGGCCGACGGATGGACCGTGACGTGCACCCGGGCCGGCGGGTACGCGACCCTCGGCTCGTCGGGCCACTCCAGTGTCCGGCCGCGCGCCGCCGCCACGGTGAAGCGGCTGCCGTAGACCGCCTTGCCCGCCGTCGCACCGAGCACGACGACGGCCTCGGGGCGCACCAGGTCGATCTCGGTCTGCAGCCACGGCAGGCACGCCGACACCTGCCACCCGGCCGGCGACCGGTGCAGCCGACGTGTGCCGGGCGTCGGCATCGTGAACCGGAAGTGCTTCACCACGTTGGTGCGGTAGACCGACCCGGGCTCGATGTCGGCGCGCTCGAGAGCCTCGTCCAGCAGGCGGCCGGCGGGGCCCACGAAGGGGTGGCCCTGCCGGTCCTCCTGGTCGCCGGGCTGCTCGCCGATCAGCATGACCGGTGCGGGTACGGGACCGTCGCCCATCACGGCCTGCGTCGCGTCCTCGTACAGGTCACAGCCCCGGCACTGCTGCGCAGCCCGGCGAAGCCCAGCGTGGGTCGGACGGTCGGGCACCCACTGCTGCGCTCCCGGGCTGTCGGTGTGACTCCTCATGTGTCCTCCTCGCCACGGGGCTACCCGCGCGCGCCACGTTGAAGCGGTTTGGCCGCGGAACGCACGGGTACCGGACAGCCACGAGAGGTACGCCGTCGGCTCCGGAGGTGCGCGTGATCGAAGGGTGGCCACTGGCCATCGGCTGGCTGGAGCTGGTCGCGCTCGTCGGCCTGCTCGCGTTCGTCGTGCTGCGGAGACGGCGATGAGTCGCCGTGCCGGGCTCGTCGTCCTCACGGCGGTGCTGCTCACGGGCGGGTGCGTGACGCCCGCACCGGACTCCGGTGCCTTCCGGCAGAACGCCCGCGGAGCCGTCGAGTCGGGCATCTCCGAGACGAGCACCGCGGTCCTCGTCGTACGCCAGACGTTGCACGGCCGTCTGACCGGCCCGGTGAGTGACACCGCGCTGAGTGACGCCGAGGACGCGATGGGGCCCATCGAGGACAGCTTCGGCAAGGTGCAGCCGCCGCACGCCTCCGACGACGCACTGCGCGACCTCGTGGGCGGTCAGCTCGGCGACGCGGAGGACGCGATCGCCGATGCGCGGATCGCCACGCGCCGCGACGACGAGCCTGCTCTGCGCCAGGCCCTGAAGGACCTGACCGCGGCGCTGGCGGCGCTGCACAAGACCCAGGACGACCTCGGATGAAGCGGTTCCTCGGCCTCGCTCTCGGGGTGATGACCGCGATCGGCGGCTTCGTCGACATCGGCGACATCGTCACCTCGGCGGTCGTCGGCTCGCGGTTCGGCATGTCGTTGCTGTGGGTGATCGTGCTCGGCACCGTCTCGATCTGCGTCTTCGCCGAGATGAGCGGCCGGGTCGCCGCCGTGAGCGGGCGCGCGACGTTCGACCTGGTGCGTGAGCGGTTCGGACCGCGCGTCGGACTGGTCAACCTGATCGCGTCGACGGGCGTGACGCTGCTGACGTTCTGCGCCGGAGATCGGCGGTGTCGCGCTCGCCCTCCAGCTCGCGACCAGCGTCAACCCCTACCTGTGGATCCCGGTCGTCGCGGCGGCGCTGTGGCTGGTGTTCTGGCGGGTCAAGTTCGCCGTCCTGGAGAACGCGTTCGGGCTCGACGGCCTCGCGCTCATCGTCTTCGCGGTCGCCCTGTGGCAGCTGTCGCCCGACTGGGGCTCGCTGTGGCAGCAGGCGAGCGGGCCGACGATGCCTCGCGCCGAGGGCGCGGCCACCTACCTCTTCTACGCCGTCGCGATCTTCGGCGCGACGATGACGCCGTACGAGGTGTTCTTCTTCTCCTCCGGCGGCGTGGAGGAGAAGTGGTCGACCAAGGACCTCGGCACGATGCGCGCCAACGTGCTGCTTGGCTTCCCGCTGGGCGCCGCGCTGTCGGCGTCGATCATGGCGACCTCGACGGTGGTGCTGCTGCCGATGTCGGTCCAGGCCGACTCGCTCGCGCAGACCGTACTCCCCGTGGCGGTCGGGCTCGGCAAGCTGGGCGTCGCGGTCGCACTGCTCGGGTTCTTCGCCGCGACGTTCGGTGCGGCCTGTGAGACCGGGCTGTCGGTGGGCTACAGCGTGTGCCAGTACTTCGGGTGGCAGTGGGGCAAGTACGTCGAGCCGCTGCGGGCAGCGCGCTTCCACATGGTCCTGCTGATGTGCTGCATCGGCGGGGCGGGCACCCTGCTGACCACGGTCGACCCGATCATGCTGACGGAGTACTCGGTGGTGTTCAGCGCCCTCGCGCTGCCCCTGACCTACATCCCGATCCTCATCGTCGCCAACGACCGCACCTACATGGGCGAGCACGCCAACGGTCGCCTCGCCAACGTCCTGGCGACCGTCCTGCTCGTCCCGGTCCTCGCCGCGTCGCTCGCCGCGATCCCGCTCATCCTCCTCACGAAAGCCGGTCAGTGATGGACCACTCCGTGACGCAGGCCGACACGAGCGTCGTCATCCGGCTGCTCGACCACCAGCTGGTCGGACCCGAGGGCTGGCTGATCGGCAAGGTCGACGACCTGCTGCTGCGGACCGACGACGGCGGCCGGCTCCACGTGATCGCGGTGATCAGCGGGCCGGGCGCGCTGGCACGCCGCTACCCCGGGCTGCTGGGTCAGTGGTGGGGTGCCGTGTGGCGCCGCTTCAGCGCGCCGCCGACGCCGCGACCGGCCGTCGTACCCCTGACCGAGGTGACCGGCCTCGGCTCCGACGTCCGGGTGACTCAGGCGGCGCGTGACGTGCTCCTCGACTCGTTCGGGCTGGAGAACTGGCTGCGCGACCACGTCGTCTCGCGCATCCCCGGCGCGCGCGGTGACGCCCGGCCCGAACCGGCCACCGAGCCGCCGGCATGGGCGCTCGACGAGTGGTCCGCCGAGGGCGTCGACCCGCGGCGCGACGACGTGCACACCGTCGGCGACCTGCTGCAGATGTCGGTCGCCGACGAGCACGGTCGACCGCTCGGACGAGTGACCGACGTCCAGGCCAGCACGACCGACGCGGGCACCGACGTGCTCGGGCCCATGCGAGTCACCGGCCTGCTGGTCGGCTCACGCACCCTCGGGTCGACTCTCGGCTACAGCACGCCCGAGCTGTCCGGCCCGGCCGTCGTACGCCGGATCGTCACCGCCGTGCACCGGCACGCCCGGCCGGTCGGCTGGGACGACGTCGAGCGGGTCGAGTGGGACGCGGGTCGGATCGTGGTTCGCGAGCCGCGGCCGTGACGGCCCCGGAGCAGCGCGTCACGCTCGTCCTGCTGACCCACGACTGCGCCGACCGGCTCGCCCCGGTGCTGGAGCGGCTGATCGCGCACGGCGTGCCGTTGATCGTCGTCGACAACGGGTCGCGCGACCGGACGCCGCAGGTGCTCGCGGCGTACGACGTCCGTCGCGTGCTGCGGGCCGCAACATCGGCGCCGCGGCCCGCAACGACGGAGCGCGTCTGGCCGGGACGCCGTACGTCGCGTTCTGCGAACGACGAGTGGTACGCCGAAGGATCGTTGGCACGAGCCGCCGCCCTGCTCGACGCGCACCCGTCGCTGGGTCTCGTCAACGCCCGCATCGTCGTCGGTGAGCAGGAACGTCTCGACCCGATCAGCGCCGAGATGGAGCAGTCGCCGCTGCCCGACCACGACGGCATCCCGGGGCCGGTGCTGCTGGGGTTCATGGCCGGTGCCGTCGTCGTACGCCGTGCTGCGTTCCTGGAGGCGGGTGGCTACGACGCGCGGTTCTTCATCGGCGGTGAGGAGGAGACGCTCGCGGTCCCGCTCGCCCGCCTCGGCTGGCAGATGCGCTACAACCCGGCAGTCGTCGTGCACCATCACCCGAGCGGCGCGAGCGCCCCGCACCTGCGGCACTACGGCGTACGCAACACGGTGGTCACCGCGTGGCTGCACCGGCCGTGGCGCCGGGCGCTGTCGTGGACCTGGTTCGTCGCGCGCAGCACCCGCTCACGCTGGGCCGTGGTCCGTGGGCTCGCGATGGCTGCTGCGGCGGTCCCGTGGATCGTGCGTGAGCGGTCGGTCGTCGACCCGGAGCTGGACCGCCGGCTGGCGGTGCTGGAGGAGCGTCGTCGGGCCGCTACGACGACACGGCGGCGCGGCTCGACGGTCGCCGGGTGACCTGACCGAGCGCCTGCAGCACCTCGGGTACGCCGACCGCGTCGAGCCGCGGGTCGATGCAGATCGCGTGCGGGTCGGCGAGCGTCGGCACGTCCTCGCGCCAGAGCACGAGGTGCCGTGCGGTGTCGATGCTCGGACCCCAC from Luteipulveratus halotolerans includes the following:
- a CDS encoding glycosyltransferase family 2 protein yields the protein MTAPEQRVTLVLLTHDCADRLAPVLERLIAHGVPLIVVDNGSRDRTPQVLAAYDVRRVLRAATSAPRPATTERVWPGRRTSRSANDEWYAEGSLARAAALLDAHPSLGLVNARIVVGEQERLDPISAEMEQSPLPDHDGIPGPVLLGFMAGAVVVRRAAFLEAGGYDARFFIGGEEETLAVPLARLGWQMRYNPAVVVHHHPSGASAPHLRHYGVRNTVVTAWLHRPWRRALSWTWFVARSTRSRWAVVRGLAMAAAAVPWIVRERSVVDPELDRRLAVLEERRRAATTTRRRGSTVAG
- a CDS encoding FUSC family protein — encoded protein: MTGTHALTTQYAALPSAARRAVRRPLLALAVKSALASGIAWAIGSHLPSPVGQYAYYAPLGAFTVMYLTVSDSTKEALRTLAAVVLGSAVAVPALLLATPNAVTVALVIGLGTLLRAVPRLGDQSSWVPLAALFVLTASGGDTDGFVLSYVCQIALGAAIGLVVTYVVFPPLALYDVDRAMEDLRVTLVRQLVAVADALERHESPTLAEWRDILRDLSSPRERLRYTVERARRARRGNPRARSRRWQPVEDSTIPAAEALERVAWLVEDLSIEVMEFDRAETPALRRSPTTDLAAAAARAAAGALAEPDYIGPRSRRTEAIEADIARLVDRAESDRDDGREQRQHVLAIALNLRRALRTFAGRNE
- a CDS encoding UdgX family uracil-DNA binding protein (This protein belongs to the uracil DNA glycosylase superfamily, members of which act in excision repair of DNA. However, it belongs more specifically to UdgX branch, whose founding member was found to bind uracil in DNA (where it does not belong), without cleaving it, appears to promote DNA repair by a pathway involving RecA, rather than base excision.) — protein: MRSHTDSPGAQQWVPDRPTHAGLRRAAQQCRGCDLYEDATQAVMGDGPVPAPVMLIGEQPGDQEDRQGHPFVGPAGRLLDEALERADIEPGSVYRTNVVKHFRFTMPTPGTRRLHRSPAGWQVSACLPWLQTEIDLVRPEAVVVLGATAGKAVYGSRFTVAAARGRTLEWPDEPRVAYPPARVHVTVHPSAVLRSRDRDADLRAFVADLVRVREGLGHG
- a CDS encoding mechanosensitive ion channel family protein, translated to MSDALDDAWSSVAEFVPKLVAFLVILIIGLIIAKMIGKALDKVLERVGFDRAVERGGVKKALEKSQYDASDVVSKLVYYALALFVLQMAFGVFGPNPISELLTSVIAFIPKLIVAIVIVIVASAIAVAVKGLIQNTLGGLSYGRVLATIASIFILGLGVIAALEQIDVATAVTTPVLVAVLATLAGVLVVGVGGGLIKPMQSRWESYLSRAEQEAPLIRQQVQAAPGVRQQAQQAMSTMRQQDGPDHAAHGPARPDQPYDQGAHQVPQPGPGHWEQPAPGSRRTDGGGGTP
- a CDS encoding NRAMP family divalent metal transporter yields the protein MWIPVVAAALWLVFWRVKFAVLENAFGLDGLALIVFAVALWQLSPDWGSLWQQASGPTMPRAEGAATYLFYAVAIFGATMTPYEVFFFSSGGVEEKWSTKDLGTMRANVLLGFPLGAALSASIMATSTVVLLPMSVQADSLAQTVLPVAVGLGKLGVAVALLGFFAATFGAACETGLSVGYSVCQYFGWQWGKYVEPLRAARFHMVLLMCCIGGAGTLLTTVDPIMLTEYSVVFSALALPLTYIPILIVANDRTYMGEHANGRLANVLATVLLVPVLAASLAAIPLILLTKAGQ
- a CDS encoding ChaB family protein — translated: MPAEKEMPATIRRSPEKAQRTWSEAHDSAVEEYGEGERAHRTAFAALKHGFEKVGDHWEAKSSKGPSDRQAAKSGRAARQDGETAEGVDANASREHLYDVAKRLKVSGRSSMTKDELVEAIQRANDQASRKARS
- a CDS encoding GAF and ANTAR domain-containing protein — protein: MSDNAQANDVADLAEDLHAAPTSVTTAEQVVAFACRELGADYGGVTLVRKGGRLETVAPSDPIVARADALQVELDEGPCHDSAEFQDAFVTPDMSRETRWPRWAPRAVELGIHGALASSLAGVDGRRVGSLNLFWREPHAITSDDIAYASIFTRHAAIAIESAQTQEGLRTALDARKLIGQAQGILMERHGLTGDQAFDVLRRYSQDHNIKLREVAEQLVETRALPGDGSHS
- a CDS encoding site-specific integrase; its protein translation is MRFREVDGVHDVTADLVSTRFEHLVGPEFTVKDLRTWAATVTAAQSLARSGVRTDESDAADAAIRDAVRAAADSLGDTEAVARDSYVDPRVLEAYRQGRTVRPTCDRSGAMSSAVRRRVERELIALLAGG
- a CDS encoding sigma-70 family RNA polymerase sigma factor, which codes for MPALMRTALEPDTDAERLLAEAVADDDPIRAAQLREQVVTSHRRVAISLARRFAHRGIEPEDLEQVALLGLVLAARRYRPDRGPGFLAYAVPTITGEIKRHFRDHGWAVRPPRALQETHRDVRVACAELEQTLGREPTVAEISEAVGEDRAVVRDAQRVDGQYRSVSLDRPPGPATTVPLGETLASDRTEHDLADVEAVVSLRPALRSLSDRERTLLRLRFVDNLTQREIGRRIGVSQMQVSRLLGAVLRRLRREMGDDGAAAVAG